One genomic region from Uloborus diversus isolate 005 chromosome 2, Udiv.v.3.1, whole genome shotgun sequence encodes:
- the LOC129216109 gene encoding protein regulator of cytokinesis 1-like yields MEETLESIEEEKILKLRKELKKLYSVWNEIGIENERKVKRCKTAWGHLIGLLQQMLKEENYFYNILSVRVKELREEISELSKQLEVPCDNENEGTLLVMEEILKKKLSNLKEIKEERMKKFRELRDSELKYCKILDWSAFEISSKTGIPSERDISEMEQYVSALQTERNVRFQRLCTAKRELTTILEETEIQPETSFEREILSSNEDNISLANKTLQTLDDVVKKVRSRKSELEGERESLLKQLGNVWDGLYISEGERNKFLSKHKDHKVSTLQSIKDEIERYEEVKRQKLKKSICDLRELLLSLWKDCFASVEGKENFSLFKSDEFTEESLQAHEAEVEKWQVLYTKIGKLRTKIEKRNELWDLLIEFENKAKDPNRYKNRKGNLLNEEKERKKLGEDLPALENEIFLDIENFEAENGTTFLYHGENYRTAVMKQWEDRNLEKENKKIMRHKERMLQAEHEVTFGTPIVKRTLCTTPRSARCITPKSSSSKFLKSSLGVAVYRTPLASTSRGSPCATAKRSINTKPSSAKKCLLYSTPPRALLKDTAQAIIQSSTNDETTYSVFASALDKSSRRLNSSVLSCKKVVGTRISSDDKCKQKSISKSLRKSTKIQGDVSTKLTPSRGILGLPFLI; encoded by the coding sequence ATGGAAGAAACACTGGAAAGTATCGAagaagaaaagattttaaaattgagGAAGGAATTGAAGAAACTTTATTCAGTTTGGAATgaaattggaattgaaaatgaaaggaaagtTAAACGATGTAAAACTGCATGGGGACATCTTATTGGACTTTTGCAACAGATgttaaaagaggaaaattatttttataacattttatcAGTGCGTGTGAAGGAATTAAGAGAAGAAATTTCTGAATTGTCGAAACAGCTTGAGGTTCCTTGCGATAATGAGAATGAAGGAACATTACTGGTTatggaagaaattttgaaaaagaaattaagtaatttgaaagaaataaaagaggAGAGAATGAAGAAATTTCGAGAACTTCGTGACAGCGAACTCAAATATTGCAAAATCTTGGATTGGTCGGCTTTCGAAATTTCATCTAAAACCGGAATTCCAAGTGAACGGGACATCTCTGAGATGGAGCAGTATGTTTCTGCTTTGCAAACAGAAAGAAATGTACGTTTTCAAAGATTATGTACAGCCAAGAGAGAACTTACAACTATTTTAGAAGAAACTGAAATCCAACCAGAAACGTCGTTTGAAAGAGAGATTTTGAGCAGCAACGAAGATAACATTTCTCTTGCTAATAAAACGCTTCAAACTTTGGATGATGTTGTGAAGAAGGTGAGAAGCAGAAAATCAGAATTAGAAGGTGAAAGGGAGTCCCTGCTCAAGCAGCTGGGCAATGTGTGGGATGGATTGTATATTTCGGAAGGTGAAAGAAACAAGTTCTTGTCTAAGCATAAGGATCACAAAGTGTCGACTCTGCAGTCGATTAAAGATGAAATAGAAAGATATGAAGAAGTGAAGaggcaaaaactgaaaaagtCTATTTGTGATTTAAGAGAATTGTTGCTATCGTTGTGGAAAGATTGTTTTGCTTCAGTTGAAGGGAAAGAAAACTTCTCCCTTTTCAAATCAGACGAGTTTACGGAAGAAAGTCTACAAGCACATGAGGCGGAAGTTGAAAAGTGGCAGGTGCTGTACACTAAAATCGGGAAACTaagaacgaaaattgaaaaaCGGAATGAATTGTGGGATCTGCTAATAGAATTTGAGAATAAGGCAAAGGATCCAAACAGATATAAAAATCGAAAGGGAAATCTTTTAAATGaggaaaaagaaaggaagaagttGGGGGAAGACCTTCCTGCTCttgaaaatgagatttttttagaTATAGAGAATTTTGAAGCTGAAAATGGAACAACCTTTCTCTATCATGGGGAAAATTATCGCACTGCAGTTATGAAGCAGTGGGAGGATAGAAATTTGGAAAAAGAGAACAAAAAGATCATGAGGCACAAGGAACGCATGCTACAGGCGGAACATGAAGTCACTTTTGGAACGCCTATAGTGAAGAGGACTCTGTGTACTACCCCCAGATCCGCACGTTGTATTACCCCCAAATCCTCatctagtaaatttttaaagtCTTCATTAGGTGTTGCAGTTTATCGAACTCCTCTTGCAAGTACCTCTAGAGGTAGTCCTTGTGCTACTGCTAAGAGGAGTATCAACACAAAGCCATCTTCTGCCAAAAAATGTCTCTTGTACAGCACCCCTCCAAGGGCTCTTTTGAAAGATACAGCTCAAGCCATTATTCAATCTAGCACAAATGACGAAACTACTTACTCTGTTTTTGCGAGTGCGTTAGACAAGTCCTCGAGACGTCTCAACAGTTCAGTATTGTCATGTAAGAAGGTTGTTGGTACGCGCATTTCAAGTGATGACAAATGTAAACAGAAGAGTATTAGTAAGTCATTGCGAAAATCGACCAAAATTCAAGGTGATGTTTCAACAAAGTTGACTCCATCTAGAGGAATTCTCGGTTTGCCATTTCTCATTTGA